One stretch of Tepiditoga spiralis DNA includes these proteins:
- a CDS encoding DarT1-associated NADAR antitoxin family protein, translated as MAKRLIFIVYPLEKKEVEFEWNPGFSIVQKRKNIESLHKNAKKIGINKILEISSKSESQLGIQLSAFNLKIRTSKGRFHLENIFQSSKVFENGGPYNDILYLTSKDAKKDERLKSSGKLRYFKFDGEKWDLIPITAFYDYLYFNALLESNIDFDLLLEYEAFSDIEFNHKKSYNCQAEALSKFMNLYKNHKIPKKYFNEKSISKNNFFKLMNYDKKTKDTLNKTYLLF; from the coding sequence ATGGCAAAAAGATTAATATTTATTGTTTATCCTTTAGAAAAAAAAGAAGTTGAATTTGAATGGAATCCAGGATTTTCAATTGTTCAAAAAAGAAAAAATATAGAATCATTACATAAAAACGCTAAAAAAATTGGAATAAATAAAATATTAGAAATATCTTCAAAATCAGAATCACAATTAGGAATACAATTAAGTGCATTTAATTTAAAAATAAGAACTTCAAAAGGAAGGTTTCATTTAGAAAATATTTTTCAATCTAGTAAAGTTTTTGAAAATGGTGGTCCTTATAATGATATACTATATTTAACTTCAAAAGATGCTAAAAAAGATGAAAGATTAAAAAGTTCAGGTAAGTTAAGATACTTTAAGTTTGATGGTGAAAAATGGGATCTAATTCCAATAACAGCATTTTATGATTATTTATATTTTAATGCATTATTAGAAAGTAATATTGATTTTGATTTATTGTTAGAATACGAAGCATTTAGCGATATAGAATTTAATCATAAAAAATCATATAATTGTCAAGCTGAAGCACTATCTAAATTTATGAATCTATATAAAAATCATAAAATTCCAAAAAAATATTTTAATGAAAAAAGTATATCAAAAAATAATTTTTTTAAATTAATGAATTATGATAAAAAAACCAAAGATACTCTCAATAAAACTTATTTATTATTTTAA
- a CDS encoding sigma-54-dependent transcriptional regulator: protein MIYIEEEYEDLIKPIKNYLKKQFKSKEENIDISKFFTKEFNKCTIYIGNIDKYNKYKEEFKEIEPKKIILIIDKYLEKNILENFFNYNIIGVFRKNKLNTEYEEIGKLEKLLKNEIRKLTYTKLEKEDKFYIKRIAYKNIKNWKFNPEFDNIEEFYRKRKYISIFLDITMQKFSRQIRTILNDFYEFKENYENTKEKTFNVFPTLLIEGETGTGKSLIADIISDNLLFGETAYKFSLVNIEKNLIDSELFGYKKGAFTGADKDKPGRIVSHKEELIFLDEISEIPIETQTKLLLYFDDNKVLPEGSDGEPEYAPAFIICATNKNIKEEINKGNFRSDLYHRFKYKIKIPSLRERKEDIRFLINFILLNPFINKYDKENKIYKVDKISLEAIEKLENYDYPGNFRELESILREALNIAYFEKQDIILPKHINI from the coding sequence ATGATATATATAGAAGAAGAATACGAAGATTTAATAAAACCAATAAAAAATTATTTAAAAAAACAATTTAAATCAAAAGAAGAAAATATAGATATTAGCAAATTTTTTACAAAAGAGTTTAATAAATGTACAATTTATATTGGAAATATAGATAAATATAACAAATACAAAGAAGAATTTAAAGAGATTGAACCTAAAAAAATAATTTTAATCATAGATAAATATTTAGAAAAAAATATTTTAGAAAATTTTTTTAATTATAATATTATAGGAGTATTTAGAAAAAATAAATTAAATACTGAATATGAAGAAATAGGTAAACTTGAAAAATTATTAAAAAATGAAATTAGAAAGCTAACTTATACAAAATTAGAAAAAGAAGATAAGTTTTATATTAAAAGAATTGCTTATAAAAATATTAAAAATTGGAAATTCAATCCAGAATTCGATAATATAGAAGAATTTTATAGAAAAAGAAAATATATTTCTATATTTTTAGACATAACTATGCAAAAATTTTCAAGACAAATAAGAACTATTTTAAATGATTTTTATGAATTTAAAGAAAACTATGAAAATACTAAAGAAAAAACTTTTAATGTTTTTCCTACTCTTTTAATAGAAGGAGAAACAGGAACTGGAAAATCATTAATTGCTGATATTATTTCTGATAACCTTCTTTTTGGAGAAACAGCATACAAATTTTCACTTGTAAATATAGAAAAAAATTTAATTGACTCAGAATTATTTGGATATAAAAAAGGCGCTTTTACTGGAGCAGATAAAGATAAACCTGGAAGAATAGTTTCTCATAAAGAAGAATTAATATTCTTAGATGAAATATCAGAAATACCCATAGAAACACAAACTAAATTATTATTATACTTTGATGATAATAAAGTTTTACCAGAAGGATCCGATGGAGAACCAGAATACGCACCAGCTTTTATAATATGTGCAACAAACAAAAATATAAAAGAAGAAATAAACAAAGGTAATTTTAGAAGCGATTTATACCACAGATTTAAATATAAAATAAAAATACCATCATTAAGAGAAAGAAAAGAAGATATAAGATTTTTAATAAATTTTATACTATTAAATCCATTCATTAATAAATATGATAAAGAAAATAAAATTTATAAAGTAGATAAAATCTCGCTAGAAGCCATTGAAAAACTAGAAAATTATGACTATCCAGGAAACTTTAGAGAACTAGAAAGTATATTAAGAGAAGCCTTGAATATTGCATATTTTGAAAAACAAGATATAATCTTACCAAAACATATAAATATATAA
- a CDS encoding double zinc ribbon domain-containing protein, which produces MTSGWKKCPNCGEEVRDYNRKCFNCGWIFYKKKCPRCGKYMDDSTKECPKCGWYFYWNEYIGEDDGCYENYEDDNDYEENYENDWDFLTDLASDVSGIDSDYIGNAGDILDDYGY; this is translated from the coding sequence ATGACTTCAGGTTGGAAAAAATGTCCTAATTGTGGGGAAGAAGTACGAGATTATAACAGAAAATGCTTTAATTGTGGATGGATTTTTTATAAAAAAAAATGTCCTAGATGTGGAAAATATATGGATGATAGTACAAAAGAATGTCCTAAATGTGGATGGTATTTTTATTGGAATGAATATATCGGAGAAGATGATGGTTGTTATGAAAATTATGAAGATGATAATGATTACGAAGAAAATTATGAAAATGATTGGGATTTTTTAACTGATTTAGCTAGTGATGTTTCTGGTATAGATTCAGATTACATTGGAAATGCTGGAGACATTCTTGATGATTATGGATATTAA
- a CDS encoding AAA family ATPase, whose translation MKKRLPIGRSDFKSLIEDNMYFVDKSLLIKEVIESGDVLLITRPRRFGKTLSQSMMKYFFDITQNNEHLFKALKIYKEKNIIEKHLNKHPVIYITFKDLKSNNLKKMHDLLISELSTLYIDHKYVLDVLDEEEKSVYKSITSKKANDSEYENSIRNLSKYMERYYGKKVIILIDEYDTPIQQAYLHGYYDEIISLIGNLFGMALKDNVYLEKAVLTGITRVSKESIFTGVNNLKVSTVLNELFNDKYGLTKEEVEETLKYYDLEYEESEVIDWYNGYNFGGVEIYNPFSIINLVDEKKIGPYWMNTSGNYLIRKLIKEGTVNIKDSIEKLLNGEKVESKINETMVYGDLHINSNESIWTLFLFSGYLKWIKETKEGYRRYTLAIPNKEVRMFYEDTVLLMLEEENIQLDNILINLINGHIEEFKEDFQKLTMNTLSYFDVSGEEPERFYHGLILGMSVGLKEKYIIKSNRETWLGRADVILIPKDKTDKGIIIEFKKFYKNEKTLLNSAQNGLKQINEKKYEEEIKNYGINDIIKVSIAFDKKEVEIVSNLDKDTELTEMEKVAKGMLEKKLDINMISELTGIPIEKLKNMYNHL comes from the coding sequence ATGAAAAAAAGGCTTCCAATAGGAAGAAGTGACTTCAAATCTTTAATTGAAGATAATATGTATTTTGTAGATAAAAGCTTGTTAATAAAAGAAGTTATTGAAAGTGGCGATGTTTTATTAATAACAAGGCCAAGAAGGTTTGGGAAAACTCTCAGTCAATCTATGATGAAGTACTTTTTTGATATTACTCAAAATAACGAACACCTCTTTAAAGCTTTAAAAATATATAAAGAAAAGAACATAATAGAAAAACATTTAAATAAACATCCTGTTATATACATCACCTTTAAAGATTTAAAGTCCAACAACTTAAAAAAGATGCATGATTTATTAATTTCTGAACTTTCAACTTTGTATATAGATCATAAGTATGTTTTAGATGTATTAGATGAAGAAGAAAAATCAGTATATAAATCAATAACCTCAAAAAAAGCAAATGATTCTGAATATGAAAATTCTATAAGAAACTTATCAAAGTATATGGAAAGATATTATGGTAAAAAGGTAATAATATTAATAGATGAATACGATACTCCTATTCAACAAGCTTACTTACACGGATACTATGATGAAATAATATCTTTAATTGGTAACTTATTTGGCATGGCATTAAAAGATAACGTATATCTTGAAAAAGCAGTTCTTACTGGTATAACAAGAGTTTCTAAAGAAAGTATCTTTACTGGTGTGAATAACTTAAAGGTTTCTACTGTATTGAATGAACTATTCAATGATAAGTATGGTTTAACTAAAGAAGAAGTAGAAGAAACATTGAAGTATTATGATCTTGAATATGAAGAAAGTGAAGTTATAGATTGGTACAACGGTTATAACTTTGGTGGTGTTGAAATTTACAATCCTTTTTCTATTATAAACTTAGTAGATGAGAAAAAGATAGGACCATATTGGATGAATACGAGTGGGAATTATTTAATAAGAAAGTTAATAAAAGAAGGAACTGTTAATATAAAAGATAGTATAGAAAAACTTTTGAATGGAGAAAAGGTTGAAAGTAAAATAAATGAAACTATGGTTTATGGTGATTTGCACATAAATTCAAATGAATCAATATGGACATTGTTTTTATTTAGCGGTTACTTAAAATGGATTAAAGAAACAAAAGAAGGTTATAGAAGATACACACTTGCTATTCCAAATAAAGAAGTAAGAATGTTTTATGAAGATACAGTGTTATTAATGCTTGAAGAAGAAAATATACAATTAGATAATATACTAATAAACTTAATAAATGGACATATAGAAGAGTTTAAAGAAGACTTTCAAAAACTAACAATGAATACATTGAGTTATTTTGATGTTAGTGGAGAAGAACCAGAAAGGTTTTATCATGGATTAATACTTGGAATGAGCGTTGGATTAAAAGAAAAGTACATAATAAAGAGTAATAGAGAAACATGGCTTGGAAGAGCTGATGTTATATTAATTCCAAAAGATAAAACAGATAAAGGAATAATAATAGAGTTTAAAAAGTTTTATAAAAACGAAAAAACACTATTAAATAGCGCTCAAAATGGATTAAAACAAATAAATGAAAAGAAGTATGAAGAAGAGATAAAAAATTATGGTATAAATGACATAATAAAAGTTTCAATAGCTTTTGACAAAAAAGAGGTTGAAATTGTTAGTAATTTGGATAAAGATACTGAATTAACAGAAATGGAAAAAGTAGCAAAAGGAATGTTAGAAAAAAAGTTAGATATAAATATGATTTCTGAATTAACTGGTATTCCAATAGAAAAATTAAAAAATATGTATAATCATTTATAA
- the istA gene encoding IS21 family transposase, producing MIRLGQKREIIILYFRENKSEISRKTGINRKTVNKYINEYEDALKEFEKVESKKSKEEIIEIITGKPKYKVSNRKPRKVTEELRIKIEELVKANELKRQKGLRKQTMPVTQMYEIIRDEGYEISIGTIYNIVKKFNTKRTKEAYIKQRYNPGEIVEFDWGEVKLEINGINKKFQMAVFTFAYSNYRYALLYEKQNMESFIDSHVRFFEHIGGINKTIVYDNMKVAIRKFVGHNDRELTDDLTKLSLYYKFDIRFCNVRKPNEKGHVEKSVNVLKQRAFSIKDKFKNIDDANEFLSSRVKYLNENMKNTSNISPLKLLKEEKEYLICKPPKYEYSIIKEVYVDKYSTITLNNCHYSVPVEYTNKWLKVKLYPEKIIIYDEKPIATHKRLYGNNMWKIEINHYLSLLKRKPGALHSSLALHQVPQKIKKIYNNYFTTKPKEFINLLEYMYKNNLRINDIEETIEKLERISPKDISATKIKILYENKINNNQKNKYQGTIEEYSRKQLLHLKELIKS from the coding sequence ATGATAAGATTGGGCCAAAAAAGAGAAATAATAATATTATATTTTAGAGAAAACAAATCAGAGATAAGCAGAAAAACAGGAATTAACAGAAAAACAGTAAATAAATATATAAATGAATATGAAGATGCATTAAAAGAATTTGAAAAGGTAGAAAGTAAAAAGAGTAAAGAAGAAATAATAGAAATTATAACAGGTAAACCAAAATATAAAGTTTCAAATAGAAAACCCAGAAAAGTCACAGAAGAATTAAGAATTAAAATAGAAGAGTTAGTTAAAGCAAATGAATTAAAAAGGCAAAAAGGGTTGAGAAAACAAACTATGCCAGTTACTCAAATGTATGAAATTATTCGAGATGAAGGGTATGAGATTAGTATAGGAACAATATATAATATTGTAAAGAAATTTAATACAAAAAGAACTAAAGAGGCTTATATAAAACAAAGATATAATCCTGGAGAAATTGTTGAATTCGATTGGGGAGAAGTTAAGTTAGAAATAAATGGAATCAATAAAAAGTTTCAAATGGCAGTATTTACTTTTGCATATAGTAATTATAGATATGCGTTATTGTATGAAAAACAAAATATGGAGAGTTTTATAGATTCACACGTAAGGTTTTTTGAACATATTGGTGGTATTAATAAAACTATTGTATATGACAATATGAAAGTTGCAATAAGAAAATTTGTAGGGCATAACGATAGAGAGTTGACAGATGATTTAACTAAATTATCATTATATTATAAATTCGATATAAGGTTTTGTAATGTGAGAAAACCAAATGAAAAAGGTCATGTAGAAAAGAGTGTCAATGTATTGAAACAAAGAGCATTTTCAATAAAAGATAAATTTAAAAATATAGATGATGCAAATGAATTTTTGAGTTCAAGAGTCAAATATTTAAATGAAAATATGAAAAACACATCAAACATTAGCCCTTTAAAGTTGTTAAAAGAAGAAAAAGAATATTTAATATGCAAACCACCAAAATATGAATATTCAATAATAAAAGAAGTTTATGTAGATAAATATTCAACTATAACTTTAAATAACTGTCATTACTCGGTACCAGTAGAATATACTAATAAATGGTTAAAGGTTAAGTTATATCCAGAAAAGATAATAATATATGATGAAAAACCTATTGCTACTCATAAAAGGTTATATGGTAATAATATGTGGAAAATAGAAATAAATCATTATTTATCATTATTAAAAAGAAAACCTGGTGCATTGCATAGTAGTTTAGCTCTGCATCAGGTCCCACAAAAAATAAAAAAAATCTACAATAACTATTTTACCACAAAACCAAAAGAATTCATAAACTTATTAGAGTATATGTATAAAAATAATTTAAGAATAAATGATATTGAAGAAACAATTGAAAAGTTAGAACGTATAAGTCCAAAAGATATAAGCGCTACAAAAATAAAGATACTCTATGAAAATAAAATTAATAATAATCAAAAAAATAAATATCAAGGAACAATAGAAGAATATTCAAGAAAACAATTGTTGCATTTAAAAGAGCTGATCAAATCATGA
- the istB gene encoding IS21-like element helper ATPase IstB, translating to MKNNKNKIYEEIEFYSKELKLSKLKIHFKEYIKDANNTEISYESFLYEILKKEYERLLDSRLKSRIRTANFSQKKYIEDLEKEYLPEDARKKLKVLSTLEFIQTNQNVILSGNPGTGKTHIAIGLGMKACMKGFKVLFTTIPLLITQLKESRSNKTLRAFQSKFGKYDLVICDELGYISFDKEGAELLFSLLSLRATRKSTVITTNLSFDRWEEIFNDPVLSAAMIDRLTHRAYMANMNIVID from the coding sequence ATGAAAAATAACAAAAATAAAATATATGAAGAAATAGAGTTTTATTCAAAAGAATTAAAGTTATCAAAATTAAAAATACATTTTAAAGAATATATAAAAGATGCAAATAATACAGAGATAAGTTATGAATCATTTTTGTATGAGATATTAAAAAAAGAATATGAAAGATTATTAGATTCAAGATTAAAAAGCAGGATAAGAACAGCAAATTTCTCACAAAAAAAATATATAGAAGATTTAGAAAAAGAATATTTACCAGAAGATGCAAGAAAAAAATTAAAAGTATTATCTACATTAGAATTTATACAAACAAATCAGAATGTAATATTATCTGGTAATCCTGGAACAGGGAAAACTCATATAGCAATAGGACTTGGTATGAAAGCTTGTATGAAAGGATTTAAAGTATTATTTACAACAATTCCATTATTAATAACTCAATTAAAAGAATCTAGATCAAATAAAACTTTGAGAGCTTTTCAAAGTAAATTTGGAAAATATGACCTTGTAATATGTGATGAATTAGGATACATATCTTTTGACAAAGAAGGTGCTGAATTATTATTTTCTTTATTATCTCTAAGAGCAACAAGAAAATCTACTGTAATAACAACTAATTTATCCTTTGATAGATGGGAAGAAATATTTAATGATCCTGTATTATCTGCAGCTATGATCGATAGATTAACTCATAGAGCTTATATGGCCAATATGAACATAGTTATAGATTAA
- the yiaY gene encoding L-threonine dehydrogenase, with protein MGYKFFMPTMSLMGKGCLNEAGDAIVENGFKKALIVTDKVLEEIKLVNKLTDMLEGKKIDYVVYSGAQPNPTISNVENGLKMLKENNCDFVMSFGGGSPHDCAKGIALVAKNGGSIKDYEGVNKSKLPQLPLIAVNTTAGTASEMTMFAIITDEERHVKMAIVDKHTTPIIAVNDPELMMEMPKSLTAATGMDALTHAIEAYVSTAATPVTDASALHAITLISKYLKKAVDNGQDVEARDKMAYAEFLAGMAFNNASLGYVHAMAHQLGGFYDLPHGVCNAILLPHVQKYNSQVSANRLKDVAKAMGVDVSNLNAEEGAKKALEEIKKLSKSVGIPSGLKEIGVKEKDIKTLSENALKDACGFTNPKQATLEEIMNIYKEAL; from the coding sequence ATGGGTTATAAATTTTTTATGCCAACGATGAGTTTAATGGGAAAAGGATGTTTGAATGAAGCAGGAGATGCAATAGTAGAAAATGGATTTAAAAAAGCTCTTATAGTTACTGATAAAGTTTTGGAAGAAATAAAATTAGTAAATAAATTAACAGATATGCTTGAAGGTAAAAAGATTGACTATGTTGTTTATTCTGGAGCACAACCTAATCCAACTATTTCAAATGTAGAAAATGGATTAAAAATGTTAAAAGAAAATAATTGTGATTTTGTAATGTCTTTTGGAGGAGGATCACCACACGATTGTGCAAAAGGAATAGCACTTGTTGCTAAAAATGGAGGTAGCATAAAAGATTATGAAGGAGTAAATAAATCTAAATTACCACAACTTCCATTAATTGCAGTTAATACAACAGCTGGTACAGCAAGTGAAATGACTATGTTTGCAATTATAACAGACGAAGAAAGACATGTTAAAATGGCAATAGTTGATAAACATACTACTCCAATAATAGCTGTAAATGATCCTGAATTAATGATGGAAATGCCAAAATCTTTAACGGCAGCAACAGGAATGGATGCATTAACTCATGCAATAGAAGCTTATGTTTCAACAGCAGCAACACCAGTAACAGATGCAAGTGCACTTCATGCAATTACATTGATTTCAAAATACTTAAAAAAAGCTGTTGACAATGGACAAGATGTTGAAGCAAGAGATAAAATGGCATATGCAGAATTTTTAGCTGGTATGGCATTTAACAATGCATCATTAGGTTATGTACATGCAATGGCACACCAACTTGGGGGATTTTATGATTTGCCACACGGAGTTTGTAATGCAATACTTTTACCACATGTTCAAAAGTATAATTCCCAAGTATCTGCTAACAGATTAAAAGACGTGGCAAAAGCAATGGGAGTCGATGTTTCTAATTTAAATGCAGAAGAAGGTGCAAAAAAAGCTTTAGAAGAAATTAAAAAATTATCAAAATCAGTTGGAATTCCATCTGGTTTAAAAGAAATAGGAGTTAAAGAAAAAGATATAAAAACACTTTCAGAAAATGCTTTGAAAGATGCATGTGGTTTTACAAATCCAAAACAAGCAACACTTGAAGAAATAATGAACATATATAAAGAAGCATTATAA
- a CDS encoding helix-turn-helix domain-containing protein: MNSFNRKLEMNDGLETKYMKVLYYDFNSYYKGSYKSYEYPRLCTILEGEKRVTINSNEKFIYNKDQFILLPSNSSVEMEIQKPTKAFVLEISNELIHNISNQISIKFNVEQKEVSLFKSKVNLIDDVLNKIHNVFLQNTKNKEFLLDLYAQEITYSLLTNELSNSLLCHENTLIQKAISKMKNDFLNNLTVNDLANYLSMSTSNFSTYFKKCTGISPNNYLKNLKLNEAKKRLLNESVTDVAYDLGYENISYFIKIFKEKFGITPKQFQLKDFNLKF, from the coding sequence ATGAATTCATTTAACAGAAAACTTGAAATGAATGATGGTTTAGAAACAAAATATATGAAAGTTTTATACTATGATTTTAATAGTTATTATAAAGGATCTTATAAATCTTATGAATATCCAAGATTGTGTACTATTTTAGAAGGAGAAAAAAGAGTTACTATCAATTCAAATGAAAAATTTATTTATAATAAAGATCAATTTATTTTATTACCTTCAAATTCTTCTGTTGAAATGGAAATACAAAAACCAACAAAGGCTTTTGTTTTAGAGATAAGTAATGAATTAATACACAATATATCAAATCAAATTTCAATAAAATTTAATGTTGAACAAAAAGAAGTTTCTCTTTTTAAGAGCAAAGTTAATTTAATAGATGATGTACTTAATAAAATACACAATGTCTTTTTACAAAATACTAAAAACAAAGAATTTTTATTAGATTTATATGCTCAAGAAATAACTTATTCTTTATTAACAAATGAATTATCTAATTCATTACTATGTCATGAAAACACATTAATTCAAAAAGCTATTTCAAAGATGAAAAATGATTTTTTAAACAATTTAACAGTAAATGATTTAGCAAATTATTTAAGCATGTCCACTTCAAATTTTTCTACATATTTTAAAAAGTGTACAGGAATTTCTCCAAATAATTATTTAAAAAATTTAAAATTAAATGAAGCAAAAAAAAGATTATTAAATGAGAGTGTAACCGATGTAGCCTATGATTTAGGTTATGAAAATATTTCTTATTTTATAAAAATTTTTAAAGAAAAATTTGGAATAACACCAAAACAATTCCAATTAAAAGATTTTAATTTAAAATTTTAA
- a CDS encoding DUF1175 family protein encodes MKKSVIIIVFFIIAFLFFLFININKKNVKNVSFFNMDNNNNNYPDILELDYKDSNNFRLWYSSILIAILKKDIKLPKNYQDCAGLVRFVYKETLKKHNNDWINQSNYKGPIFNDIKKYNYPDIPYIKSKLFKIKEELKTNNFSTYASARYIIEFNMNYVSKDIIFAKNGDILAFFHPEDTDFPYHLMIYFKNTKNKYVIYHTGPINSNNKGEIRVVKINDLSLVDPTWRVNKDNKYFLGIYKFKILN; translated from the coding sequence TAACATTAATAAAAAAAATGTTAAAAATGTTTCTTTTTTCAACATGGATAATAACAATAATAATTATCCAGATATATTAGAACTAGATTATAAAGATTCAAATAACTTTAGATTATGGTATTCATCGATATTAATTGCTATTTTAAAAAAAGATATAAAACTTCCTAAAAATTATCAGGATTGTGCAGGATTAGTTCGTTTTGTATATAAAGAAACACTAAAAAAACACAATAATGATTGGATAAATCAAAGTAATTATAAAGGACCAATTTTTAATGACATAAAGAAATATAATTATCCAGATATTCCTTATATAAAATCAAAATTATTTAAAATAAAAGAAGAATTAAAAACAAATAATTTTTCAACTTATGCTTCTGCAAGGTATATAATAGAATTTAATATGAATTATGTTTCAAAAGATATAATATTTGCTAAAAATGGAGATATATTAGCATTTTTTCATCCAGAAGATACAGATTTTCCATATCATTTAATGATATATTTTAAAAATACAAAAAATAAGTATGTAATATACCATACAGGACCAATAAATTCAAACAATAAAGGTGAAATTAGAGTAGTAAAAATAAATGATTTATCTTTAGTTGATCCAACTTGGCGAGTAAATAAAGATAATAAATATTTTTTAGGTATTTATAAATTTAAAATTTTAAATTAA